aaaaaagaacattctataaaattgttattattaatcaaattaattaaaatataaaagcatttttacgatttaaaaattagaaaattttatatgtggatgtttttttgatcaaaatttattaaaaacaggtTATCGGCATTAGGTATCAAATTCCATTTCTATAATGATTgtgaaaatttgtcaaaaatagtgattcataaatttaagaaaagtgCAAgaactttgtaataaaaaaatgttggattttagagaaatttttgtaattttatttttaataacatcagTGCAAAATGTTGCTCATTATTATAAGGAATTTACTGTGACTATAGAACCAGGAACGGATACatgtttttatcataatattaagGAAGGCCAAAGAATCGATATCGAATACCAAGTAATCGATGGTGGACATGGTgatttagatataaattttcaactagCCGAACCATCTGGACGAATAATTTACGccgattttaaaaaatctgatAATGTACATCGTGCTGATATTAAAACCACTGgcgattataaattttgtttcgataATACATTTAGCCGATATAATTCAAAagcggtattttttgagttagtGATCGAAGATGCAAACGCCGAAGAAAACGATAAATGGGATGATAATTTGAATGCCGACTTTTTAGATGGTTTAACTAAAGAAGAAGTTTACGATATGAAAATGAGTGATATTCAAGATGTTATCGAACGTGTTCGATTACAATTGATTAAAGTGAAACATATACAGGATTTAATACGAACGCATGAAGCTCGTGATCGTAATGTTGCCGAGGAAAATTTTTATCGTGTGAATACTTGGTCAATATTTCAAATAGTTATTATGATAATTGTGGGTATTATTCAGGTAGTCATggttaaaagtttatttgataatagttcgtatgtaatgaaaattttaaagaaaattaaagaataaaaaactgtgttctttattaaatttaagacaAAACTAGTCCTTAGTTTATAAAGCTCATTGTAAAAGACttgaaatcagtttttttttatcatatgatGTGCTAGTTACTTATTTAAGgcgattaaaaaattgatttcagtagtccaaaaaaaaaaaaattcctgaaGACTAgacaataaatgaattttatttaagttttgaaTCGTTAAGCTAATTAcgtagtaattttataaaatgtacaaattttactgtaaagtcttgataaataaacaaagtttgAGACGGAACTGATACACAATAAAAATGCTGTAAATAATCTCAAATTTGGGTTAAAGAATGGTAGATTTAGAAATATCAGTcttttttatactaatttttcGATTCTGACAACAGCCCCTGTATAATACTACACGTGGCCTGAGACGTAATACAATGTTAAAACGAATcatcacaataaaaaatataataacccTTTCTTGATCAAGATTTGTCTTAATTTCTTCTCTCGCTTAGCATAAATTCTACTTCACAAGATCAGCCTATTGAAAAGTACCTTTTTACGAAGTTTCAGCCTAATTTCAATCTGCGGGgcgattaatttttaagtagcaTTAATTAAAATggccatatttattattaaatcatactTCGTTTATTTTCtaatcttcaaaattttctgcTATACCTgcaatgaataattttgtataaaattttgctatttGTCGTTGCTTGGAAAATCGAACACAAAGAAAGAACTATTCcagcatttttaatttcttgtacAATATACTATACTTGTCTCGATTCGTGCGAAATTCCACAGTGCGATACCAGTGACTAAAAACAGGCCAGTGATAattgatacaaaatataaacagtaatttactttctttttactGTGCAGAGGCAATTtgattacagatatgatatacaaatacatactacacactaaacaaaattatatcttaataaCCAAATCAGTGCGGTTCATTTTTAGACCATGAGTCTAGTTTTCATCGTTAACCAGCGCGATAATCTTTAAATTGAGAGACAAATCGtggattttgataaaagaaaaatgatatataagattctcaaaataaagttttgcttGAAGAATCTCTATATTCTCAATCTTTACAAACTGTCTCCGCATAATTTCAACCTGGCTTGAAAACATGGCTTGAGAATGGTAAGAATAGTTTTGTAAGAAATCGAGCTCCAGACTCGTACCAGCGTGGCAATTATTCACTCACATTTCACTATCTCAAAATAATGAGTATactcaattaattatattttggccataattattatagttttaatatgtgcacaatattacattttttaattaattattgataaaaaatacaacgttttttctacttttaatttgttaaagGTGATCATTTTTCTTAGGCGCCTCACTCGATGTAATGAGGCTTTGATTCGACAAATTTGAGTTATGCCAAAAATATTAAGGGAAGAATGGTCAGccgaaatttgtttgtttttttagttttaagtaatttattatgtaaaattattaagcctgtgtttttaatttaaccatATTCGTTAAAgccttaattttaaaaaggttttttattttataattatacatcACATAAGAGAATCACCATCGGATATAACgagctttaaaatttattaaaattataggaAGGGGTAAATGGACCCCTAGCTATGAttctaatttgaataatttaagaagcaaaaattttctttcctgTCTTTAGATTCCTCTAGATTTCACTAGCCATTGAAATTACTATGAAAAATGGCAATTTTCTTTTACAGAATTTTGCTCATTGCTAATTTTGTTCTAACTATCATTTTATTTCTAGAAATATGTTTTCTAAAATacgctaaaaattatttttccatgaCCAGGAGTAAAAGTAAGTTTCTGTGATTTGTGATAAAGTTAACAGATATACCCTTTAGGCTAATAGAGATATACTTTTACTCCCAAAAATCTAGagaaaatatctttttcttttgtgttattcaaaattatttcttgataaaaatagtattttttacttttataaataaatttagtacaaatgaaaatggaatagataattttgattatttttttgaatatcagTTTTCTGGTGCTTAATAGGACAAGGGTTTGAaccgaaatttttaaaatttttgtagtcttgtagatatttattataaatgactCGACTTCGACTCGGGCATTATGGCGCGCAGTTCAGGGCCCTCAAACTTTCTGTCCAAGTGATGTATACtatagttttctttatttttagccGGAAGTATGCACTTTCGGCCGTGgttgaagaaaaattaattattgcatCACTTTTAATGCTAAAGGAGTGTAAAACAAATATAGCTCaagctcaaaatttaaaaaatcaaaactaaataaattgttaagaGTTTACTTTTCAGATAGAATGACCAGAAAAGtgaattagaaataataatctgtttaaataatgtgttttaaatataagaagAAGAACTAGTGTGATATACTCGCACGACCTCTGTATATTATAGTTAACTATAACAtatcaaagaataaaatttttcttaataagaaccaaatgattattttttaatttccttttcatAACCTTCCTTTTAAATTGTACGTACTTAATAAGCTTATTGAAATAGGATATTTGACTATTCTActttgattttattgttttaatactttgtacaTGAAACCATGACCTAATTAACTAATTTTGCTCGTTTACTTTTGACAAAACTTTACTAATTTTGCTTGTTTCTATCATTAATAATTCGAACGTTACGAACtgtagactaaatttaatatacccttcatatattaaatatactcttcatatattaaaaaataccggatattaattgataaaaggTAAGTAACCTGGTAGTCTAATAAGGAACTTCTGAGACGGatccacttcctgttttaatcagtacgaattattatcgccagtcgGCGGTATTTATctgatttgattattttttaattggcctttaaaaattgtaagtatAAATATTACCATCTGGTATTCTAAATTACTAAACTACTGAAAACGGGCACTTCCAGTTTTAATTAATACGAATTATTAACGCTAATTGACGTATTGAAAATCCcagttataaatgaaataagatgaaaagtaaggtGTTGggtgatttaattaatttagatcATATtcattcgttttttaatttaagactgaTTAAGatcacttaaaattaaataattgaagatAAACCCCTTAATCGTTTGACCTGGAATGACGTTCTGTAAACgtcatttgttttgttattgtaCCAAATTTTGATACGATTTTTGGGCACGTTAgctattatctttattttatcaaCTGTTTATTCTTTCTGTTAtctattataaattgtaaataggTTTACGCGTGTTTCCAAGAGCAAGCACATTGCATTGGATTAGCTAGACTTTTTTTTCCTAAGGTCGGCAGTCGTATAGGGGCCTCCAAAATACTCTCAATGCCGATGGAAAAATAATCTTTTCGgtgttttgtaattaaaaaaaattttttacataaatattaaatgacaaTTTGTCCCTAAAAGTTGAAATACATATCTAAttctaaaaaatcgattttagtttaaaatttattacattctcattttttaattacttttttcatattttcgataAATTGATATAATGCATAAGAACCGTAGTTTCTGTCgagtaaaaatgaaaacaataaaaactttcgattttaCTGGGGTGGACAATGAACTGCACGAGGTGGACATTGCTCATCCTTGCTAGGACAATAAGCGCATACTAGATCATATAACTTTCATATTAACACAAAGTTAagatgaaagttaatttaaaaaaacaaaaacaaattttaatttaaatcattttattcaactttggatcgtttaaatttaattggttAATCCAATCTCAAAAGACTGCTGGAAAATGTGAAACGAGATAGATTATGTTTCTGATACATTTTCATTTCTTCTCTTCATTAATTTGTATAGGTGATACAACTTCCAAATTTGCTTAACAAATCCGCCATTTTGAACTTCTCCCAACTTCttgataagtaaaaaaattaagatacaaaaattatcacagtcattttttatgaaatctgaaatttgttattagtctaaaaagttaaaattggattgaatattatacataaaaaacttacAACATGACGTCAATCATCATCCGCCATCTTGAATTGTTCATGATGTCATGTGTCTTAATCACctttaatgaattatttgattaaatttcaaatttatgaattaaaatttcggATTCTAattcataaagaaatttacgactcctttatataaattatttgtgttgAGTAAGGAATTTGCTTTAATTTACAACATGTTGTTCACTCTCATTCTCGTCTCCCATCTTGAGTTTTTCATGGCGCCAGATAAGTTGTATTATCGTTGAAAGCCATTACATTTTCCAATCATTTTTTAAGTTTGGttgatttcatttcaaattcaataaacTTGCATAATaagttttctcaaaaaaaaccttctttatgtatattatttatacaaataattactcTTATGTGACTTATTTGCGAGCCCCGAAGGACTCTTAAAGGAAAACAACAGTTAAGGAAATGGGGtgtgaatatatttataaaagaacaaaTGATTCAGGAATTGGTGATTAAACTTGTGATGAGGTCGagagtttgtttttattattttaacgatgaaataaactgtaaataaaaaattttaaaaaaacttacacCATCCATGTTGATATTGATCAATGTACACCATCTTGAATTTTTTCATGACGTCAAATTTCTTAACCGAATTATTTCTGATGATTAATTTCACcatctaattttttgtttatttgattagtTCCTATGTCCAATTCAAAATAAGCTATCTTGAGTTTCGCAtccatttaccaattttttatatttatttgtttccaTTGTAGAACCAATACTTccaaaaaaacgtttttcacagaaaaacgttattttatgtttatgtatatttattatacaaataattactcTTATGTGATTTATTTGCGAGCCCCGAAGGACTCTTaaaggaaaacaaaaaaaaacataaggaATCAAAGGATTAATAGGAgattggacaaaaaaaaaattaaggaaaaaataacatttatgaattaaaatttggtatcacagTTAAGGAAATGGGttgtgaatatatttataaaggaaTAAATGATTCAGGAATTGGTGATTAAATTTGTGATGAGATCAggaatttgtttgtttaaaaaaaaagttgaaatatacagtaaataatacataaaataaacttaatatacgatcaataattcatttttatgtgtGTAACGATTGCACATTGCAACGATGCATCTTCTTTATATGAGTTTACCTCATATTTCTATCATTTAGGCATCCTTGGAAgacaataaaacacaaaatgaacaaaaataattgacaatacgatgattaaaaaagtaaagggGGAAACTATGTTTATAAACAGTGGATgaacgtaaaaaaataataaacaaatgatttcaatttttgaaaaacagaaaaaaataatgaatgccgaaatgatttttaatcttaaaagatttgtgtgattaaaaatatatttgagttttaaactatcttcaataaaaattctccacatattaaaattttctctaattttttccaaaatgaatatttataaatttttttataacaacaaaaaaatttcaatatactttctttttttttcgaattcgtACTTTcttctaaatttcaaatatatttttaatattcacaaacgagtcttttaaatatttgtactgattttgtttttacaatcgATTTAAAgcataataaacataattaattagtaataaatttgttacaatctttcataaattattgaatttttcacaattgaaaaatatttgaaagcagtccctgcaatttaaaaaaaattttttttcagattggAAAGAGAATGAATTATAACAAAGAATGTTGGAATGTGAGAAAAATTGGCGTTGTATACGAAGAATGtcttaacacattttttttttaatgatcacAACACAATATTTCTGTCCCTCACTgcactttttaaaaatgatcatTGTCTCTGTAAATGTAGAAAACgattgttttgattttaaaaaacacaaattttcacaatccaatcgaaattttcaatcaGCAgcgatgtaaaaattaaaacaaaattgattaaaaaaataaaattaaaacacagaATTTTTGagagagaaaaatattttaaaagcagttttttttttggacgtttttttttctggatGTTGCTGATTGAATCAACACAACAATTTTTGACCTGACTACTTTCAAATATCACAGACAGCacaacaattttcaaatatacctacAGTAATTACAatgtacaattaattatttttaaaaatgacataaaatctactgttttttactttgtagtagtattttttttgaattctcaatgataaaacaataattatatgacCGCCTTTGACTAGAGGTCTTTGCCTAAACAGAGTTGTGTAGGGGTACAGGGAgatcaataacaaaaatcttCACAAGATTGtacgtttttttgtttgtttgaaatatgtAGTTAATTCCGAAGTATTTCTTACAGGAATAActagtaaataaaacaaaacacattATTGGCTGAGCCAATAAGTATGATTGCTTTGGGTGCGCTGTTTTTGAGGTAGTTTAAACACTACATAATAATACTGAtacctttttttaaagtataatcatttccaatttttcattcttttcgtctcaagtaaaatttttccaagCTTTCTCTCAAATAAAAacacctatttatttatttttttgtaattttttttatatatatatatatattttttttttcattttttttatactttttttccattttaaaataaattttgatttaatcccaattttgaacaaaaaaaaaattaaattttgtggtaATATTGCACAgcaaatattacttaaaaaaaaaaaagtgcaaatGATTATGCTTAAACTTGTGAATTAACTacatataacaattttaaattcttgagtatctaattttttttactgaagcaccctgtatataattCTAATTCAATAgtacatttaaatgtaaaaaaccaaagctgtattatttttttcggtgtggtgttttttctttattttaaaggtgtgtgaatttgttgttgtttttttattctcgGGAAACTAAACgaattcttaaattttgattcttgtacaattgaattttgaaaatgttttctttagaagtaaaatcacatttatttttatatacgttACTTATTATATCTAAAACTTATATGCTAAAAATAACTAAGAGTAATCATGGCTTTGCCcgattgtaattttattttgttgtaaacaGTTGTTTTTGATAGGTTGTTTAGTATATGGCTGAGCAGGACAATGTTTACAAATATCTACTTacattaaacattttgaaatcagtcaaaaaatattcgagttaagaatattttttcattttaaaaattaattttatttaagcacTAGCTTGCgcgttatttatttatatatatattgactttatttttcttcagccaaaaaatttttttgtccaaacaataatagattttcttttaaattttcaaaaaaaaaaatggtattattttttaaaaatttaaataagaaaaattattatcgaatAATTCGATTATATACGAatctaacatttaaaaaataactttttttaatgaatatttaagttattttttgaggtTTACGGGTCAGTtagatttgtatattaaaaaaatatatatttgtttggatatgaaatatatatttttttttggatttaaagatggatgaataatttaaaaactaaaacataaaatacagtCTTTAGGTCACCATTGTCGTGCTCACTCGTACACCCAAAATTCATCTCACTCTAAGCTtaaagtatataatatgtagAAATTCTGTAATagtcaatatttttgttgtaaaaataataataaaagtctgttttataattgttttgaatGTTTATGTATTGTTGAGTGCCACTGCTAGTGTTGTTAGGTCAAGCCTGCACATTGAGCAACATTTTAAGATGTTTTGTAACATCGTTCTGTTTCGATGCACTACGACTACACTTTGGTGCAAACATTAATTGTGTCCATTGCGTTGGTGGTGTTGGTAATTCAGTTGGTGATGGTGGTTCACTCCATTTACCACCAGCAAAATGTCCCGATAATAGACCTGGTGACGTTCGCGGTGATGTATTTGGACTCAGTCTAAGCTCACTAAATTGTAATTGTTTACCCCGTACGGGTGTTGCAAGTGTGTTAAAATATGTTGCACTTTGTACTTTTGGGCTACGTGACTTTCTCTCCGATTTTGATTGTACATTTCGCCTTTCAATATTCTTTCCGATCATCTTTTTAGCTGAGTTCGTCATTTGAAATGATGATAAGTAGTGCACTCAAAACTTCAAACAAAAGccaaaatttggtttttgttgtgtttttccAAAATGTCTATCACAGAACAAACACAAAGAATTGTTTATCACAACAGCTGTCGGTTGTACTAACTAAATATAGCATACGACGTAAAAGGTGATCTGATACAAGATGGTGGAATATAGCTTTCAATTATAAACAATGGACTCGACTTGATATTAGAATCGTTGCTCAACTTACCGacaataaaaattacacattaaatattatttatttttttattcatatataaaacttctcttttttttaaatacgtattCTTCGatattttacgattttcaaaaaacataaatttatacagtaaaaaaataaacttttaccgATCACAAAAATTCAATCGTCTTCCATTTACCTTACGCTCTCACAATACACATAACACAGTTCACAAACAACAACCACTTATATTAAATGTGTATACTACGCATACGTGGTGCGCTGATGCGTCATATCTCACCCAGAATGGGCCCAATATCCTTGGTTGGCTGGTAAGTTGTTTTTGTTGTATGTTGTTCTTGTTCATGAGATGAAAACATTTGTGATTTATATGAGACAGACAGCATTGAAGGCAAGAGAAAGCGATCGAATTAGCTAGAATAATACCAACTGTTTAATTTAATCactatataattttctatttaggtatattttttatttaatagttggTGTGTCcgtttttgta
The Chrysoperla carnea chromosome 4, inChrCarn1.1, whole genome shotgun sequence genome window above contains:
- the LOC123297354 gene encoding transmembrane emp24 domain-containing protein 5 — protein: MLDFREIFVILFLITSVQNVAHYYKEFTVTIEPGTDTCFYHNIKEGQRIDIEYQVIDGGHGDLDINFQLAEPSGRIIYADFKKSDNVHRADIKTTGDYKFCFDNTFSRYNSKAVFFELVIEDANAEENDKWDDNLNADFLDGLTKEEVYDMKMSDIQDVIERVRLQLIKVKHIQDLIRTHEARDRNVAEENFYRVNTWSIFQIVIMIIVGIIQVVMVKSLFDNSSYVMKILKKIKE
- the LOC123298670 gene encoding proline-rich nuclear receptor coactivator 2-like, which translates into the protein MIGKNIERRNVQSKSERKSRSPKVQSATYFNTLATPVRGKQLQFSELRLSPNTSPRTSPGLLSGHFAGGKWSEPPSPTELPTPPTQWTQLMFAPKCSRSASKQNDVTKHLKMLLNVQA